The following proteins are encoded in a genomic region of Streptococcus cristatus AS 1.3089:
- the pbp3 gene encoding D-alanyl-D-alanine carboxypeptidase PBP3, translated as MKKLFVFLLLFFGLIAKPVLADDYEIAAKSAIAVDANSGKILYEKEATSPLEVGAITNILTAYLVYEAIAEGKLSLETEVDISDYAYHLTVNPSIANLPLEARRYKVKDLLNASLLASANSATIALAEQVGGSEENFVKMMKAKLKEWNISDATIVNATGTDIRLLDGSLEPSSAEEETTENSKSKKKQETINKFSAYDIAVIASHLINDYPEVLATTSKPHVNFAGIHLENPNLMLEGFPSFRSGVKGLKTGGSEQSGLSFVGVTSEKGMRLITVVLGVDQEEDDPTTRFSVTSSLMTYVTQNFSPTVLVKKGERYNKSQVAIRDSRDDKVAAVASEDLVILERIANQAEHKVTFTPSSKELQAPLKKGSVVGTLSYTDSEPIGQGYIENKKTSVSMVTEKNIEKAIIFKVWWNDFVRFVNEKL; from the coding sequence ATGAAAAAACTTTTTGTATTCCTACTGCTATTTTTTGGTCTGATTGCCAAGCCTGTTCTGGCAGATGACTATGAAATTGCCGCTAAAAGCGCCATTGCTGTCGATGCAAACTCAGGGAAAATCCTCTATGAAAAGGAGGCTACAAGCCCACTAGAAGTCGGTGCTATTACTAACATTTTGACTGCTTATCTGGTTTACGAGGCCATTGCCGAAGGCAAACTGAGCTTAGAAACTGAAGTTGATATTTCTGATTATGCTTATCATCTGACAGTAAATCCCTCAATTGCAAATCTTCCTCTGGAAGCTCGACGCTACAAGGTAAAGGACTTGCTGAATGCCTCTCTTTTGGCCAGTGCCAACAGCGCCACCATCGCTCTGGCAGAACAAGTTGGTGGAAGTGAGGAAAATTTTGTCAAAATGATGAAAGCAAAACTCAAGGAATGGAATATTTCTGATGCAACCATTGTAAATGCTACTGGTACCGATATTCGTTTATTAGATGGTTCGCTCGAACCTAGCAGTGCTGAGGAAGAGACTACAGAGAATTCTAAAAGCAAGAAAAAACAAGAAACTATCAATAAGTTCAGTGCTTATGATATAGCTGTGATTGCTTCGCATCTGATCAATGACTACCCAGAAGTCCTTGCCACCACTTCCAAACCTCACGTTAATTTTGCTGGAATCCATCTGGAAAATCCCAACTTAATGCTGGAAGGTTTTCCTAGTTTTCGCTCAGGGGTTAAGGGCTTAAAAACAGGTGGTTCTGAGCAGAGTGGCTTATCTTTTGTAGGTGTGACAAGCGAAAAAGGAATGCGATTGATTACAGTTGTATTGGGAGTAGACCAAGAAGAGGATGACCCTACTACCCGCTTTAGCGTTACATCTAGCCTAATGACCTACGTTACACAAAATTTCTCTCCGACAGTCCTAGTCAAAAAAGGGGAAAGATACAACAAGTCCCAAGTAGCTATTAGAGACAGTCGAGATGATAAAGTCGCTGCAGTTGCCAGTGAGGACTTGGTAATCTTAGAACGGATAGCCAATCAGGCTGAACATAAAGTCACCTTTACTCCAAGCTCGAAGGAGCTGCAGGCGCCCTTGAAAAAAGGTAGTGTAGTAGGCACCCTCTCTTATACAGATTCTGAGCCAATCGGCCAGGGCTACATCGAAAACAAGAAAACTTCTGTTTCTATGGTCACAGAAAAAAACATTGAAAAAGCGATTATTTTTAAAGTCTGGTGGAACGACTTTGTCCGCTTCGTCAATGAGAAGTTATAA
- the sufB gene encoding Fe-S cluster assembly protein SufB, protein MSEERVEPKPIDLGEYKFGFHDDVEPILSTGKGLNEAVIRELSAAKDEPEWMLDFRLKSYEAFKKMPMQTWGPDLSEIDFDDLIYYQKASDKPARSWDEVPEKIKETFERIGIPEAERAYLAGAAAQYESEVVYHNMKEEFQKLGIVFTDTDSALKEYPDLFKQYFAKLVPPTDNKLAALNSAVWSGGTFIYVPKGVKVDIPLQTYFRINNENTGQFERTLIIVDEGASVHYVEGCTAPTYSSNSLHAAIVEIFALDGAYMRYTTIQNWSDNVYNLVTKRARAMKDATVEWIDGNLGAKTTMKYPSVYLDGPGARGTMLSIAFANAGQHQDTGAKMIHNAPHTSSSIVSKSIAKGGGKVDYRGQVTFARNSKKSVSHIECDTIIMDDLSASDTIPFNEIHNSQVALEHEAKVSKISEEQLYYLMSRGLSESEATEMIVMGFVEPFTKELPMEYAVELNRLISYEMEGSVG, encoded by the coding sequence ATGTCAGAAGAAAGAGTAGAACCAAAACCGATTGATCTCGGTGAGTACAAGTTTGGTTTCCATGACGATGTTGAACCTATTCTCTCAACAGGGAAAGGGCTGAATGAAGCGGTCATCCGTGAGCTGTCAGCTGCCAAGGATGAACCAGAATGGATGCTAGATTTTCGCCTCAAATCCTACGAGGCCTTCAAGAAAATGCCTATGCAGACTTGGGGACCAGACTTGTCTGAGATTGACTTCGATGACTTGATTTATTACCAAAAGGCCTCTGATAAGCCAGCTAGAAGCTGGGATGAAGTACCTGAGAAGATCAAGGAAACCTTTGAACGGATCGGGATTCCAGAAGCAGAGCGAGCTTACCTTGCTGGTGCAGCTGCCCAGTATGAGTCAGAAGTGGTCTACCACAATATGAAGGAAGAGTTCCAAAAGCTAGGAATTGTCTTCACAGATACAGACTCGGCCCTCAAGGAATATCCAGACTTGTTTAAGCAGTATTTTGCTAAGTTGGTACCGCCGACAGATAACAAGTTGGCCGCCCTCAACTCGGCAGTATGGTCAGGTGGAACCTTTATCTATGTACCAAAAGGCGTTAAGGTAGACATTCCGCTCCAAACCTACTTCCGTATCAACAATGAAAACACAGGTCAGTTTGAGCGGACTTTGATTATCGTCGATGAAGGAGCAAGCGTCCACTACGTAGAAGGATGTACAGCGCCAACTTATTCAAGCAACAGCTTGCATGCGGCTATTGTCGAAATCTTTGCCTTGGATGGAGCTTATATGCGTTATACGACCATTCAAAACTGGTCTGATAATGTCTATAACTTGGTAACCAAACGGGCACGGGCTATGAAAGATGCGACTGTTGAGTGGATTGATGGGAACTTGGGTGCCAAAACAACCATGAAGTACCCATCTGTTTATCTGGACGGACCTGGGGCGCGTGGAACTATGCTTTCTATCGCCTTTGCCAATGCTGGCCAACACCAGGATACAGGGGCTAAGATGATTCACAATGCGCCACACACTAGCTCGTCTATTGTGTCTAAGTCCATTGCCAAGGGCGGAGGTAAGGTAGACTACCGTGGCCAAGTGACCTTTGCTCGCAATTCTAAGAAATCTGTCAGCCATATCGAGTGTGATACCATTATCATGGACGATTTGTCTGCCTCAGACACCATTCCATTTAATGAAATCCACAACTCGCAGGTGGCTTTGGAGCATGAAGCTAAAGTTTCTAAAATTTCTGAAGAGCAGCTCTACTATCTCATGAGTCGTGGCTTGTCGGAATCCGAAGCGACTGAAATGATTGTCATGGGCTTTGTCGAGCCTTTCACCAAGGAACTGCCAATGGAATACGCTGTTGAGCTGAACCGCTTGATTAGCTATGAAATGGAAGGATCTGTTGGATAA
- the sufU gene encoding Fe-S cluster assembly sulfur transfer protein SufU, with protein MALSKLDSLYKAVVTDHSAHPHHHGKLEDVEQVVLNNPTCGDVISLSVKFNAENQIEDIAFVNSGCTISTASASMMTDAVLGKTKEQALELAEVFSQMIQGQEDSRQKELGDAAFLAGVAKFPQRIKCATLGWNALKRAIEEDKK; from the coding sequence ATGGCGCTTTCTAAGTTAGACAGTCTTTACAAGGCGGTTGTGACCGACCATTCGGCTCACCCCCATCATCATGGGAAGCTGGAAGATGTGGAACAGGTAGTCCTTAATAATCCGACCTGTGGCGATGTTATCAGCCTGTCTGTGAAGTTTAATGCTGAAAATCAGATTGAGGATATTGCCTTTGTGAATTCCGGCTGTACCATCTCAACGGCTTCGGCCAGCATGATGACGGATGCGGTGCTTGGAAAGACAAAAGAGCAGGCGCTGGAGTTAGCAGAAGTCTTCTCTCAGATGATTCAGGGACAGGAAGACAGCCGCCAGAAAGAACTGGGAGACGCCGCTTTCTTAGCAGGTGTTGCCAAATTCCCACAGCGGATTAAGTGTGCGACCTTGGGTTGGAATGCCCTCAAGCGAGCGATTGAAGAAGATAAAAAGTAA
- a CDS encoding cysteine desulfurase, producing the protein MSGFNAEAIKQDFPILGQIVNDEPLVYLDNAATTQKPKQVLAAIENYYLRDNANVHRGVHTLAERATAAYEAARERVRPFINAASSKEVLFTRGTTTSLNWVAQFAAERLQPGDEVMISIMEHHSNVIPWQEACRKTGAKLVYVYLKDGALDMEDFRAKLNERTKFVSLAHASNVLGIINPIKEIAQLVRQQGALLVVDGAQSIPHMKIDVQDLDVDFFAFSGHKMAGPTGIGVLYGKEELLEQMSPVEFGGEMIDFVYEQEATWKELPWKFEAGTPNMAGAIGLAAAIEYLEDLGMDAIAQHEQDLIAYVFPKLKAVEGLTIYGSQDLAQRSGVIAFNLDGLHPHDVATALDYEGVAVRAGHHCAQPLLSYLQVPATVRASFYIYNNYADCDKLVDALEKTKEFFNGAF; encoded by the coding sequence ATGTCTGGATTTAATGCAGAAGCAATCAAGCAAGATTTTCCCATTTTGGGCCAAATTGTCAATGATGAACCTTTGGTTTATTTGGACAATGCGGCGACAACCCAGAAACCCAAGCAGGTGCTGGCGGCTATCGAGAACTACTATCTTAGAGACAATGCCAACGTCCACCGTGGTGTGCATACACTAGCCGAGCGAGCGACAGCAGCCTATGAAGCAGCCAGAGAAAGAGTTCGTCCTTTTATCAATGCAGCTTCTAGCAAAGAAGTCCTCTTTACACGAGGGACCACGACGAGTCTCAATTGGGTGGCTCAATTTGCGGCTGAAAGGTTGCAGCCTGGTGACGAAGTGATGATTTCTATCATGGAGCATCATTCCAATGTCATTCCTTGGCAGGAAGCTTGTAGGAAGACTGGAGCCAAGTTGGTCTATGTCTATCTCAAAGATGGTGCTCTGGATATGGAGGATTTCCGTGCCAAGCTCAATGAGAGGACCAAGTTTGTCTCTCTGGCTCATGCTTCTAATGTTCTCGGTATCATCAATCCCATCAAGGAAATTGCCCAGTTGGTTCGTCAGCAAGGAGCGCTTTTGGTGGTGGATGGAGCTCAATCCATTCCGCACATGAAGATTGATGTACAGGATTTGGATGTGGACTTCTTCGCCTTTTCTGGGCATAAGATGGCAGGCCCGACTGGTATCGGGGTCCTCTATGGTAAGGAAGAACTGCTAGAGCAGATGTCACCAGTCGAGTTTGGCGGCGAAATGATTGATTTTGTCTATGAGCAGGAGGCGACATGGAAGGAGCTTCCTTGGAAGTTTGAGGCCGGAACGCCGAATATGGCAGGAGCAATCGGTCTTGCAGCAGCCATTGAATATTTGGAAGACTTGGGTATGGATGCCATTGCTCAGCATGAACAGGACCTGATTGCCTATGTATTTCCTAAGTTGAAGGCAGTAGAAGGCTTGACCATTTATGGTTCTCAGGACTTGGCCCAGCGCTCAGGCGTGATTGCCTTTAATCTGGATGGTCTTCATCCGCATGATGTCGCGACGGCTCTGGACTACGAAGGAGTAGCTGTTCGGGCGGGTCACCATTGTGCCCAGCCCCTGCTCAGCTATCTGCAGGTACCAGCGACTGTGCGGGCCAGCTTTTACATCTACAATAACTATGCGGATTGTGACAAGCTGGTAGATGCTTTAGAAAAGACAAAGGAGTTTTTCAATGGCGCTTTCTAA
- the sufD gene encoding Fe-S cluster assembly protein SufD: protein MTKELIHEFSQLHAEPVWLADLRQQAFDQIDQLDLPVIERVKFHRWNLGDGRISDSEPLTSVPDFTALGDNLKFIQMGTQTVLEQLPADLAEQGVVFTDFHSALEEIPVLVEQYFMSAVKYDEDKLAAYHTAYFNSGAVLYVPDNVEIDQPIEGIFYQDSESDVPFNKHILIIAGKHSKVNYLERLETYGQGTVPTTANITVEVIAQAGAQIKFSAIDRLGENVTAYISRRGKLDNDAMIDWAIGVMNEGNVVADFDSDLYGNGSHADMKVVALSSGKQVQGIDTRVTNYGCNSIGNILQHGVILEKGTLTFNGIGHIIKGAKGADAQQESRVLMLSDQARSDANPILLIDENDVTAGHAASIGQVDPEDMYYLMSRGLDKATAERLVVRGFLGSVIVEIPVKEVRDEMIENIDIILAKR from the coding sequence ATGACAAAAGAATTGATTCACGAATTTTCACAGCTTCACGCAGAACCAGTATGGTTGGCTGATCTCCGTCAGCAGGCTTTTGACCAAATTGATCAACTGGACTTGCCAGTCATTGAGCGGGTCAAATTTCACCGCTGGAATCTGGGTGACGGCCGTATTAGCGACAGCGAGCCTTTGACCAGTGTGCCAGATTTCACGGCTCTCGGAGACAATCTCAAGTTTATCCAAATGGGAACTCAAACGGTCCTTGAGCAGCTGCCAGCAGATTTGGCCGAGCAAGGTGTGGTCTTCACTGATTTCCACTCTGCTTTGGAAGAAATTCCAGTGCTGGTGGAGCAGTATTTCATGTCCGCGGTTAAGTATGACGAGGACAAATTGGCAGCTTATCACACGGCTTATTTCAACAGCGGTGCGGTGCTTTATGTGCCGGACAATGTTGAGATTGACCAGCCAATTGAAGGAATTTTTTATCAGGACAGCGAAAGCGATGTTCCTTTTAACAAGCATATTTTGATTATCGCGGGCAAGCACTCCAAGGTTAACTACTTGGAACGCTTGGAGACTTATGGCCAAGGGACTGTTCCGACAACAGCTAATATCACCGTCGAAGTCATTGCCCAAGCTGGAGCTCAGATTAAGTTTTCAGCCATTGACCGCCTAGGCGAAAATGTCACAGCCTATATCAGCCGCCGTGGCAAGCTGGATAATGATGCTATGATTGACTGGGCCATCGGCGTTATGAACGAAGGCAATGTCGTGGCTGACTTTGATAGTGACCTCTATGGAAACGGCAGCCATGCGGATATGAAAGTGGTGGCTCTCTCTAGCGGCAAGCAAGTTCAGGGAATTGACACCCGCGTAACCAACTATGGCTGCAACTCTATCGGAAATATCCTGCAGCACGGGGTTATTCTGGAAAAAGGGACCTTGACTTTCAATGGTATCGGTCATATTATCAAGGGGGCTAAGGGAGCAGATGCCCAGCAGGAAAGCCGAGTTCTCATGCTGTCTGACCAAGCGCGCTCAGATGCTAATCCCATCCTCTTGATTGATGAGAACGATGTGACGGCTGGTCACGCGGCTTCTATCGGCCAGGTGGATCCAGAAGATATGTACTACCTCATGAGTCGGGGTCTTGATAAGGCGACAGCTGAGCGCTTGGTCGTGCGCGGCTTCTTAGGTTCAGTGATTGTGGAAATCCCTGTCAAGGAAGTCCGTGATGAAATGATTGAAAATATCGATATTATTCTCGCAAAAAGATAA
- the sufC gene encoding Fe-S cluster assembly ATPase SufC: MSVLEIKDLHVEIEGKKILKGVNLTLKTGEIAAIMGPNGTGKSTLSAAIMGNPNYEVTQGEVLFDGVNILELEVDERARMGLFLAMQYPSEIPGITNAEFLRAAMNAGKEDDEKISVRDFITKLDEKMELLNMKEEMAERYLNEGFSGGEKKRNEILQLLMLEPTFALLDEIDSGLDIDALKVVSKGVNAMRGEGFGAMIITHYQRLLNYITPDVVHVMMEGKVVLSGGPELAVRLEKEGYAKLAEELGFNYTEEV; the protein is encoded by the coding sequence ATGTCTGTATTGGAAATCAAAGACCTTCATGTTGAAATTGAAGGGAAAAAAATTCTCAAAGGGGTAAATCTTACTCTGAAAACGGGAGAGATTGCAGCCATCATGGGTCCAAATGGAACAGGGAAATCTACCTTGTCTGCAGCCATTATGGGTAATCCTAACTACGAAGTAACTCAAGGAGAGGTGCTTTTTGATGGGGTTAATATCTTGGAGCTAGAAGTGGATGAACGGGCTCGTATGGGACTCTTTCTTGCAATGCAGTATCCTAGTGAAATTCCTGGCATTACTAATGCAGAGTTTCTCCGTGCGGCCATGAATGCTGGCAAGGAAGACGATGAAAAGATCTCTGTCCGTGACTTCATCACGAAACTAGATGAAAAGATGGAATTGCTCAACATGAAGGAAGAAATGGCTGAGCGCTACCTCAATGAAGGCTTCTCAGGTGGTGAGAAAAAACGTAATGAAATCTTGCAGTTGCTTATGTTAGAGCCAACTTTTGCGCTTTTGGATGAGATTGACTCAGGTCTGGATATCGACGCTCTCAAGGTCGTGTCTAAAGGGGTCAATGCTATGCGTGGAGAGGGATTTGGTGCTATGATCATCACCCACTACCAACGTCTGCTCAACTATATCACTCCAGACGTAGTTCATGTCATGATGGAGGGGAAAGTTGTTCTTTCTGGCGGTCCAGAATTGGCAGTTCGCTTGGAAAAAGAAGGCTATGCCAAATTGGCTGAAGAGTTGGGCTTCAACTATACTGAAGAAGTTTAG
- a CDS encoding glycosyltransferase family 4 protein encodes MRMIAFPLKFILVLLATFFVGVLLTPLVRLLAFKMDAVDYPNARRINKKPMPSAGGLAVVTAFTVATLVFMPQIVSVTFFEQTYFDYIWPVVLGGLIVALTGLIDDIKELSPLLKLGGIVLAACLIWWLTDFRLDDFKIPFGGPHLFFPPWLSFILTILWIVSITNAVNLMDGLDGLVSGVSIISLLTMGIVSYFFLPGHNLFLTLTILVLVASIAGFFPYNYHPAIIYGGDTGALFIGFMISVLSLQGLKNATAVAIVTPMIILGVPITDTFLAIVRRTLSGQKFYQPDRHHLHHRLLSLGLTHRGTVLVIYGISMIFSMISLLLNVSSRIGGLLLVIGLLLGVELLVELIGVLGPQRTPLLNILRFIGNSSYREEVRQKKHQKSHKQE; translated from the coding sequence ATGCGTATGATTGCTTTTCCCTTAAAGTTCATTTTGGTGTTGCTAGCGACGTTTTTTGTCGGAGTTTTGCTGACTCCCCTAGTTCGGCTCTTGGCTTTTAAAATGGATGCAGTCGACTATCCTAATGCTCGACGAATCAATAAAAAGCCCATGCCGAGTGCAGGCGGACTAGCGGTTGTGACGGCTTTTACCGTGGCGACTTTGGTCTTCATGCCGCAGATTGTTAGCGTCACTTTCTTTGAACAAACTTATTTTGATTATATTTGGCCAGTAGTGCTAGGAGGCTTGATTGTAGCCTTGACGGGTCTTATCGACGATATTAAAGAATTAAGTCCTCTGCTGAAGCTAGGGGGAATTGTGCTGGCTGCCTGTTTAATTTGGTGGCTGACGGATTTCCGCTTGGATGATTTTAAGATTCCTTTTGGAGGTCCCCATCTCTTTTTCCCACCATGGCTATCTTTCATTTTGACTATTCTCTGGATTGTCTCCATTACCAATGCGGTCAATCTCATGGACGGTTTGGATGGCCTTGTCAGCGGAGTCTCCATTATTTCCTTGCTGACCATGGGCATTGTTTCCTACTTTTTCTTGCCGGGTCATAATTTATTCCTGACCCTGACCATCTTGGTTTTAGTGGCCTCCATTGCTGGCTTCTTTCCTTACAATTATCATCCAGCCATCATATATGGCGGGGATACGGGCGCTCTTTTCATCGGTTTTATGATTTCGGTCCTGTCTCTGCAAGGCTTGAAGAATGCAACGGCAGTAGCGATTGTCACACCTATGATTATCTTGGGTGTGCCAATTACCGATACTTTTTTAGCAATCGTTCGTCGGACTTTGTCAGGTCAGAAATTTTACCAGCCTGACCGTCATCACCTTCACCATAGGCTCTTGTCCTTGGGGCTGACACATCGGGGAACAGTTCTGGTTATCTATGGCATTTCGATGATTTTCTCGATGATTTCCCTCCTGCTAAATGTATCGAGCCGCATCGGAGGACTCCTCCTCGTAATTGGTCTTCTGCTGGGAGTAGAACTCTTGGTAGAACTAATAGGTGTCCTGGGTCCACAAAGGACGCCCTTGCTCAATATTTTACGTTTTATCGGGAACTCTTCTTATCGAGAAGAAGTTCGACAGAAAAAGCATCAAAAGAGCCACAAACAAGAATAG
- the mecA gene encoding adaptor protein MecA: MEVKQINDSTIKITIQLEDLEEHGMEIADFLVPQEKTEEFFYTILDELEMPESFLDSGMLSFRVTPKPDKLDVFVTRSKIDKNLNFEDLGNLPDLDELSQMSPDEFLKTLEKNIFEKSKDDLEAVKSLEEAEADQEDSADSSEEKEEENLDRYVYYILSFTDLRSVVSFAKTVDYPIDLSELYKYDSAYYLTILVDLEEQPELYPAWLLAKMREFAEDTDITRAVLQEHGRLLLVTEAIQQLQKVECV; the protein is encoded by the coding sequence ATGGAAGTGAAACAGATTAATGATTCGACGATTAAAATCACCATCCAATTGGAAGATTTAGAAGAACACGGCATGGAAATTGCAGATTTCCTAGTTCCCCAAGAAAAAACAGAAGAATTTTTCTATACAATCTTGGATGAGCTGGAAATGCCGGAAAGTTTCTTAGATAGTGGGATGCTGAGCTTTCGGGTGACGCCTAAGCCAGACAAGCTGGATGTCTTTGTAACAAGATCCAAGATTGATAAGAATTTGAATTTTGAAGATTTGGGCAATCTACCAGATCTGGATGAGCTCAGCCAGATGTCTCCAGATGAATTTTTAAAGACTTTGGAAAAAAATATCTTTGAAAAGAGTAAGGATGATCTCGAGGCGGTTAAATCTTTAGAGGAAGCAGAGGCTGATCAGGAGGATTCTGCAGATTCTTCAGAAGAGAAGGAAGAAGAGAATCTAGACCGGTATGTCTATTATATTCTATCTTTTACTGACCTGCGCAGCGTAGTTTCTTTCGCCAAAACGGTTGACTATCCGATAGACCTGTCAGAACTCTATAAATATGACTCTGCCTACTACCTGACTATTTTGGTAGATTTGGAAGAGCAACCGGAGCTCTATCCAGCTTGGTTACTGGCTAAAATGCGGGAATTTGCTGAGGATACAGATATTACTCGTGCTGTCCTGCAAGAACACGGACGTCTGCTTTTGGTGACAGAAGCCATCCAACAATTGCAAAAGGTTGAATGCGTATGA
- a CDS encoding undecaprenyl-diphosphate phosphatase → MFIVEILKSIIYGIVEGITEWLPISSTGHLILIQDFIKYKNENPAFMEMFNVVIQLGAILAVVVIYFDKLNPFKPGKTARQIQLTWQLWAKVVVAALPAAIIGLFLDDWFEAHFYNLVSVAIMLIIYGVAFIYLEKREQVEPTVTELSRLPYQTALYIGLFQVLSLFPGTSRSGATIVGGLLNGVSRSVVTEFTFYLGIPIMFGASGLKILKFIIKGNSLGFDQLFLLLVAMGVAFGVSLYVIRFLTDYVKNHDFTIFGKYRIGLGALLLVYGLIKVIIG, encoded by the coding sequence ATGTTTATTGTTGAAATTTTAAAGTCTATTATTTATGGGATCGTTGAGGGGATTACCGAGTGGCTACCGATTTCGAGTACCGGCCACTTGATTCTGATTCAAGATTTTATTAAGTATAAAAATGAAAATCCAGCCTTTATGGAAATGTTTAATGTTGTCATTCAGCTGGGAGCTATCTTAGCAGTCGTGGTGATTTATTTTGATAAGCTTAATCCTTTTAAACCAGGAAAAACAGCTCGTCAGATTCAGCTGACATGGCAGCTCTGGGCCAAGGTAGTCGTTGCTGCTTTGCCAGCTGCAATCATCGGCCTTTTCCTAGACGATTGGTTTGAAGCGCATTTTTATAATCTGGTATCCGTTGCAATCATGCTGATTATCTACGGGGTTGCCTTTATCTATTTGGAAAAACGTGAGCAGGTGGAACCGACTGTTACAGAATTGAGTAGACTTCCTTATCAAACAGCTCTTTATATTGGTCTTTTCCAAGTCTTGTCCCTCTTTCCGGGAACCAGCCGTTCAGGTGCGACCATTGTCGGTGGTCTCTTGAATGGTGTCAGTCGATCTGTTGTGACAGAGTTTACTTTCTACTTGGGGATTCCAATCATGTTTGGCGCAAGTGGGCTAAAAATCCTGAAATTTATCATCAAGGGCAATTCTTTAGGCTTCGACCAATTATTCCTTTTATTGGTAGCTATGGGAGTGGCTTTCGGGGTCAGTCTTTATGTGATTCGCTTCCTGACAGACTATGTCAAGAACCATGACTTTACAATCTTTGGTAAATATCGGATCGGCCTCGGAGCTCTGTTGTTGGTTTACGGTCTGATCAAGGTTATTATTGGCTAA